The following proteins come from a genomic window of Pseudomonadota bacterium:
- a CDS encoding DnaJ domain-containing protein, giving the protein MFSDAEPAHPYRPGPSSENRIFIHFIHGLIFFPTGMHASNKPRYRERNTTSQPKNCHYFGIAASAQGRPARAVKLYPALHDSPGTGSFGHDTSRAPMQNRRNYYRILHIQPDAPTAIIKASYRTQMQKLRMHPDLGGDEWNAQLLNEAYRTLSDPDLRRAYDREFFAARGKLRESARRDTATATTTGTVDSAQTAFKPDPSRCPFCNSVRPARQIYPGPADCPNCGAPLETANNLRLIQNARRAVARSSRNEAIAICLAPGTKRHPGTLRDLSPNGMQLLSPTPLQINQVIQITCAALTATGRITYCNRVSGSGQFIAGLEFLTLRFYERSGTFLSVSA; this is encoded by the coding sequence ATGTTTTCTGACGCTGAGCCAGCCCACCCATACCGCCCGGGCCCGTCATCCGAAAATCGCATTTTTATTCATTTCATTCATGGCCTTATATTCTTCCCCACAGGGATGCACGCGAGCAACAAGCCGCGGTACCGGGAACGGAATACGACGTCGCAGCCAAAAAATTGTCATTATTTTGGCATCGCCGCTTCGGCGCAGGGGCGACCAGCACGCGCCGTTAAACTCTATCCCGCCCTGCACGATAGCCCTGGAACAGGATCTTTCGGCCACGACACGAGCAGGGCGCCCATGCAAAACCGCCGTAACTACTACCGTATCCTGCATATCCAGCCGGATGCGCCCACCGCCATTATCAAAGCCAGCTATCGCACCCAGATGCAGAAGCTGCGGATGCACCCGGATCTGGGGGGTGACGAGTGGAACGCCCAACTGCTGAACGAGGCCTATCGAACGCTATCCGATCCGGATCTGCGCCGCGCCTACGATCGGGAATTTTTCGCGGCACGCGGCAAGTTACGCGAATCCGCCCGGCGCGACACTGCGACTGCAACGACCACGGGAACTGTTGACTCCGCGCAGACGGCATTCAAACCTGATCCCTCGCGCTGCCCATTCTGCAATTCCGTCAGACCTGCTCGGCAGATCTATCCCGGCCCTGCAGACTGTCCGAACTGTGGGGCACCGCTCGAGACAGCCAACAACCTGAGACTGATCCAGAATGCCAGGCGCGCGGTTGCGCGCAGCAGTCGGAATGAAGCCATCGCCATCTGCCTTGCTCCCGGCACGAAGCGCCACCCGGGCACCTTACGCGACCTGTCGCCGAACGGCATGCAACTGCTCAGTCCGACGCCGTTGCAGATAAACCAGGTCATTCAAATAACCTGCGCAGCGCTTACCGCAACCGGCCGGATCACATACTGCAACCGCGTATCCGGCAGTGGCCAGTTCATTGCTGGCCTGGAATTTCTCACCTTGCGATTTTACGAACGCTCCGGCACATTCCTGTCTGTGAGCGCCTGA
- a CDS encoding sulfur globule family protein, which translates to MKTIATLMTAATLAFASASASAWGWGPFGNHGYNDGWGDGWGDGDFDGGFSMNFSGHGNGRGYGRGYNRYYDGYGPYAYGPYGYAPYGYAPATAPAAVAAPAAK; encoded by the coding sequence ATGAAAACGATAGCAACACTGATGACTGCCGCAACGCTGGCGTTTGCCTCCGCTTCCGCATCCGCCTGGGGCTGGGGCCCTTTCGGCAACCACGGCTATAACGACGGCTGGGGTGACGGCTGGGGCGACGGTGACTTCGACGGCGGTTTCAGCATGAATTTCAGCGGTCACGGCAACGGTCGCGGCTATGGTCGTGGCTACAACCGTTACTACGACGGTTACGGTCCTTACGCGTACGGGCCCTACGGTTACGCGCCGTACGGCTACGCCCCCGCAACCGCGCCGGCTGCAGTTGCAGCGCCGGCTGCGAAGTAA
- a CDS encoding carboxypeptidase regulatory-like domain-containing protein, which translates to MQTSVNRIGLVAVLLLLVSTGITAAELRVRVFERGGNLPLAGVAVCLGTSAKLDQFGATRTDAGGYAVFDSVPRASLLVTASMSGYKTEQESLVTSNTSRMLVLSLSSGGGGASCITQDEGTGESAASLRVGRFAINGGAAVTTGRGVTLDAKVIGAPTQYRASEQADFGDAQWQDINASAGFTLSQGAGKKTVYYQVRRHSTLDGAVLEILSPTVSDSILLQGQ; encoded by the coding sequence ATGCAAACCTCAGTAAACAGGATCGGGCTCGTCGCTGTACTGCTGCTGCTCGTGTCAACCGGAATTACGGCGGCGGAATTGCGTGTGCGGGTATTTGAACGTGGCGGCAACCTGCCGCTTGCAGGGGTTGCAGTGTGTCTCGGCACCAGTGCGAAACTCGACCAGTTCGGTGCGACCAGGACTGATGCAGGTGGCTATGCCGTCTTCGATTCCGTGCCGCGGGCGAGCCTGCTGGTGACGGCGTCGATGTCCGGTTATAAGACCGAACAGGAGTCTCTGGTGACTTCGAACACCAGCAGGATGCTGGTCCTCTCCCTGTCATCCGGTGGCGGGGGTGCCAGCTGTATTACTCAGGACGAAGGTACCGGCGAGTCAGCGGCAAGTCTGCGCGTCGGTCGTTTCGCCATCAACGGCGGTGCGGCTGTGACAACAGGACGTGGCGTTACGCTGGATGCGAAGGTGATCGGCGCGCCTACCCAGTATCGGGCGAGCGAGCAGGCCGATTTCGGCGATGCCCAGTGGCAGGATATCAATGCGTCGGCCGGCTTCACGCTAAGCCAGGGTGCGGGAAAGAAGACCGTGTACTATCAGGTCCGTAGGCATTCGACACTGGATGGTGCTGTACTGGAAATCCTGTCTCCGACGGTTAGCGACAGCATTCTCCTACAAGGTCAGTGA
- the fliD gene encoding flagellar filament capping protein FliD, with protein MLSAAGIGSGLDVNSIVSQLMEIERQPLVSLQQKKDSIDARISAYGTLKSALSTFQSAMQDLSTPSSLKVFTATSGDGGLFTATATNTAAASSYQVEVVRLAERHKFASAEALDTATFGGGSSDALTIQVGTDTADVVTVDLSAARTLGEIRDAINTDAANPGVTATIIFGNDGNQKLVLTADDSGAANALTLSYAGGISASTFGFQELNQIGGNTALLDAEIAVDGYSVTRGNNTIDDVITGVTLELNNALPGSAVTLDIERDVTAVAESVQAFADAYNAVLSSIRTLRDGDLATDSALFSVERGLRGVMNTPASGLPSGLSYLGEIGLTFSRDGILTVDSADLESALVSDFNAVSELFSTDGQGFANRLDTLVGSWLDIDGLIKGRTDSLDGSKRLLETRQQSLEYRMSQVESGLYAQFSQLDTLLGSMQVTSDYLSQQLQMLPNIGNYNNR; from the coding sequence ATGTTGAGTGCTGCAGGCATCGGTTCCGGGCTTGATGTAAATTCCATCGTCAGCCAGCTGATGGAGATCGAGCGGCAGCCGCTGGTTTCCCTGCAGCAGAAAAAAGACAGTATCGATGCGCGCATCAGTGCCTACGGCACGTTGAAGAGCGCGCTGTCCACATTTCAATCCGCCATGCAAGATCTCAGCACGCCGTCCTCGCTGAAGGTCTTTACTGCCACCTCGGGTGATGGCGGCCTGTTTACCGCAACCGCCACCAACACTGCCGCTGCATCCAGCTACCAGGTGGAGGTGGTGCGGCTGGCGGAACGGCACAAGTTTGCCTCTGCCGAAGCATTGGATACCGCTACGTTCGGCGGCGGTTCGAGCGATGCCCTGACCATACAGGTTGGTACGGATACGGCGGATGTCGTGACAGTCGACCTGTCCGCGGCGCGGACGCTCGGCGAGATCCGGGATGCAATCAATACCGATGCAGCCAATCCGGGTGTTACGGCCACAATTATCTTCGGCAATGACGGGAATCAGAAGCTCGTGCTGACCGCGGATGACAGCGGCGCAGCCAATGCGCTGACGTTGTCATATGCTGGCGGAATATCTGCGTCTACCTTCGGCTTCCAGGAGCTGAATCAGATTGGCGGTAACACCGCGCTGCTGGATGCCGAAATCGCTGTTGATGGATATTCGGTTACACGCGGCAACAACACCATAGACGATGTCATTACCGGTGTCACTCTGGAGCTGAACAATGCACTTCCAGGCAGTGCCGTTACGCTCGATATCGAGCGTGATGTCACGGCCGTGGCGGAATCCGTACAGGCCTTCGCCGATGCCTACAATGCAGTACTGTCGTCCATACGGACCTTGCGTGACGGCGACCTGGCTACCGACAGCGCGCTGTTCTCGGTCGAGCGCGGCCTGCGCGGCGTGATGAACACGCCAGCCAGTGGCCTGCCCAGCGGCTTGTCCTATCTCGGGGAAATCGGTCTGACCTTTTCCCGCGACGGTATCCTTACCGTGGATTCGGCTGACCTGGAGAGCGCGCTGGTCTCTGATTTCAATGCCGTGTCCGAGTTGTTTTCGACGGACGGCCAGGGTTTCGCCAACCGGCTGGATACGCTGGTCGGCAGCTGGCTGGATATCGACGGGCTGATCAAGGGTCGTACCGACAGTCTGGACGGCAGCAAGCGGCTGCTGGAGACGCGCCAGCAGTCGCTCGAATACCGCATGTCCCAGGTCGAATCGGGGCTGTATGCGCAGTTCTCTCAGCTCGATACGCTGCTCGGGAGTATGCAGGTAACCAGTGACTATCTGTCACAGCAGTTGCAGATGCTGCCGAACATCGGCAACTACAATAACCGCTAA
- a CDS encoding metalloregulator ArsR/SmtB family transcription factor — translation MEDSENHLPEEDIVLTADALKAMGHPLRWKILCTLGNKEMSVGEIVEKIGTSQSNVSQHLDQLRNKNIVRSRRDANRIYYSVSNEKLLDLISTMRGVLCQTNLTDNPPE, via the coding sequence ATGGAAGATTCAGAGAATCATTTGCCTGAAGAGGATATAGTCCTGACCGCGGATGCGCTCAAGGCGATGGGACACCCGCTGCGCTGGAAGATCCTGTGTACTCTGGGCAACAAGGAAATGTCCGTTGGCGAGATTGTCGAGAAGATCGGTACCTCGCAGAGTAATGTCTCCCAGCATCTCGATCAGCTGCGCAACAAGAACATCGTGCGATCACGGCGGGATGCCAACCGTATCTACTATTCGGTCAGTAATGAAAAACTGCTGGATCTGATCAGCACCATGCGCGGCGTCCTCTGCCAGACAAACCTGACCGATAATCCACCCGAGTAG
- a CDS encoding flagellar protein FlaG: MNDPISRLVPLADAGITSRSFDAPPQPVQVTAVKETQGNNTRETGADQQGRLQEQIAEVVERLNERMQSMKRALRFSVDDTSGRIVVKVVDRDTDEVIRQIPSEEMLAIMNQINDGDGRIFDARA, translated from the coding sequence ATGAACGATCCGATTTCACGGCTTGTACCGCTCGCGGATGCAGGTATCACGTCCCGTTCGTTCGATGCGCCGCCGCAGCCTGTGCAGGTGACTGCAGTCAAAGAGACGCAAGGCAACAATACCAGGGAAACAGGTGCGGACCAGCAAGGCAGACTCCAGGAGCAGATTGCAGAGGTTGTCGAGCGGCTGAACGAGCGCATGCAGTCGATGAAGCGTGCCCTGCGCTTCAGTGTTGATGATACCAGCGGCCGCATCGTTGTTAAGGTGGTAGATAGGGACACGGACGAGGTGATCAGGCAGATCCCGTCCGAAGAAATGCTTGCCATTATGAATCAAATCAACGATGGCGATGGCAGAATATTCGATGCCCGTGCCTGA
- a CDS encoding DUF3301 domain-containing protein translates to MSTLGLILLLLVLLAFWSIGLRNHDTAIATARETCRQRDVQFLDGTAALQSIKPDWTSAEGPVLQRTYTFDYSEDGIIRRTGCIIMRNSRVTAVLLDA, encoded by the coding sequence ATGTCAACCCTGGGCTTGATCCTCCTGCTGCTAGTACTGCTGGCTTTCTGGTCCATCGGTCTGCGCAACCATGACACGGCAATCGCAACTGCCAGGGAAACCTGCCGGCAACGGGATGTCCAGTTCCTGGACGGAACCGCCGCACTGCAGTCGATCAAGCCGGACTGGACCAGCGCGGAAGGCCCGGTACTGCAACGCACCTATACCTTCGATTACAGCGAGGACGGCATAATACGCCGTACCGGCTGCATCATCATGCGCAACAGCCGGGTAACAGCGGTGCTGCTCGATGCCTGA
- a CDS encoding flagellin: protein MALSVNTNVMSLSAQRNLSRTQTGLQTSIERLSSGLRVNSAKDDAAGLAIATRIDAQVRGLNVAVRNAGDAISLAQTAEGGLNEITNMLQRMRELAVQSANATNSTSDRANLDAEYQALNTEITRQVGATTFNGIAIIGTGAGAQVFQVGANSSDTITVTTTSMTTAAAGGAITSASGATTAIGAVDTALDAVTTARATYGAVQNRFQSVINNLQVASENQSAARSRIMDADFATETANLTRLQILQQAGTAMVAQANQVPQSVLSLMQ, encoded by the coding sequence ATGGCACTTTCCGTCAATACCAACGTCATGTCGCTGTCTGCGCAGCGTAACCTGTCGCGCACCCAGACCGGCCTGCAGACCTCGATCGAGCGTTTGTCCTCCGGCCTGCGTGTCAACAGCGCCAAGGACGATGCCGCCGGCCTGGCCATTGCCACCCGCATCGATGCCCAGGTGCGTGGCCTGAACGTCGCGGTCCGCAATGCGGGCGATGCGATTTCGCTGGCCCAGACGGCTGAGGGCGGTCTGAATGAGATCACCAACATGCTGCAGCGCATGCGCGAACTGGCCGTACAGTCGGCGAACGCCACCAACAGCACCAGCGACCGTGCCAATCTGGACGCCGAGTACCAGGCGCTGAATACTGAAATCACCCGCCAGGTGGGTGCGACCACGTTCAACGGCATCGCGATCATTGGTACCGGCGCTGGTGCCCAGGTTTTCCAGGTCGGTGCCAATTCGAGTGACACCATCACCGTCACCACGACCTCGATGACCACGGCTGCCGCCGGTGGTGCCATCACTTCCGCTTCCGGTGCAACCACTGCCATCGGTGCTGTTGACACGGCGCTGGACGCCGTGACCACCGCTCGCGCGACCTACGGTGCGGTGCAGAACCGCTTCCAGTCGGTCATCAATAACCTGCAGGTGGCTTCCGAGAACCAATCCGCTGCTCGCAGCCGCATCATGGACGCCGATTTCGCGACCGAAACGGCGAACCTGACACGTCTGCAGATTCTGCAGCAGGCTGGTACCGCGATGGTGGCACAGGCCAACCAGGTACCGCAGTCAGTTCTCTCGCTGATGCAGTAA